A genomic stretch from Theobroma cacao cultivar B97-61/B2 chromosome 4, Criollo_cocoa_genome_V2, whole genome shotgun sequence includes:
- the LOC108661603 gene encoding uncharacterized protein LOC108661603, which produces MGKKLDALLGRNFKSSKFKTYVNLAISRIAFLEKQHRVRCQQARSDVVQLLNLGQRERALLRVEHVIREQNMLDAYVMIENYFNLLMERIVVLRNNKQCPDELKVAISSLIFAASRCGELPELQKIRGLFTSRYGKELDTRAVELRSNCGVNPTIVKKLSTGRPSLDSKLKMLKEVAPMHDISNLFEGGSSKISDKKMDAHKQQRQPEGKPQTSANVYNARLEDANQNLAFKLKLDEKSSERKNARKEYRDAESAAQAAYKFAAEAAEAARAALQLARPHQNDPNAPISSSQETNVSDIDVSSKFRRQADGSATWKENKKGNVGHDPYRMNATGILSTKARGGQISDNKNSSHHKESEERYKMTELETLLHGLCSGSGSGSFTASLKCPERFSSERNPSLQTFQADQVKHTAEGKLNMVNTYNKDSTEKYGLNRPSFGRKPLSVRTRRSYRAVGELILNLVVIIKRRKSTVFLK; this is translated from the exons ATGGGGAAGAAACTTGACGCTTTGCTGGGAAGAAACTTCAAATCTTCCAAATTCAAAACTTACGTGAATCTTGCAATCTCAAGGATAGCATTCCTTGAGAAGCAGCATCGAGTCCGTTGTCAACAAGCAAGGTCTGATGTTGTTCAGCTTCTCAACCTTGGCCAGAGGGAACGCGCCCTCCTTCGT GTTGAACATGTCATCAGGGAGCAAAACATGTTGGATGCATATGTTATGATAGAAAACTACTTCAATCTACTGATGGAGAGGATTGTTGTCCTGCGGAACAACAA ACAATGTCCTGATGAACTCAAAGTAGCCATATCAAGCCTGATCTTTGCAGCTTCAAGATGTGGAGAATTGCCAGAACTACAAAAGATTCGTGGGCTGTTCACATCAAGATATGGCAAGGAACTTGACACTCGTGCTGTCGAACTTCGCAGCAACTGTGGAGTAAATCCGACG ATTGTAAAGAAACTATCCACCGGAAGACCAAGCTTGGATAGCAAATTGAAAATGCTGAAAGAAGTTGCTCCAATGCATGATATCAGCAATCTGTTTGAAGGAGGATCTTCTAAAATCTCTGAT AAGAAAATGGATGCACACAAACAGCAAAGGCAGCCTGAGGGGAAGCCCCAAACATCAGCTAACGTGTATAACGCCAGGCTTGAAGATGCCAACCAGAATTTGGCTTTTAAGCTTAAGCTGGATGAAAAATCTTCTGAAAGAAAGAACGCAAGGAAAGAGTATAGAGATGCCGAGAGTGCAGCTCAAGCAGCTTATAAATTTGCAGCTGAGGCAGCAGAAGCCGCCAGAGCTGCTCTGCAACTCGCACGACCTCATCAGAATGATCCTAATGCTCCAATCTCTTCAAGTCAAGAAACTAATGTATCCGACATTGATGTATCTTCAAAATTTAGACGTCAGGCTGATGGTAGTGCGACTTGGaaggaaaataagaaaggaaaTGTAGGACATGATCCTTACAGAATGAATGCTACAGGCATCCTGAGCACTAAAGCAAGAGGTGGACAGATATCAGATAACAAGAATAGCAGCCATCACAAAGAATCTGAAGAGAGATACAAGATGACAGAATTAGAGACGTTGCTACATGGTTTGTGTTCAGGATCAGGCAGTGGCAGCTTTACCGCATCATTGAAGTGCCCAGAACGTTTCAGTTCAGAGAGGAACCCTAGCCTGCAAACATTTCAAGCTGATCAGGTAAAGCATACTGCAGaaggaaaattaaatatgGTAAATACATACAATAAGGACTCTACAGAGAAATATGGTCTAAATCGTCCAAGCTTTGGCAGGAAGCCTCTATCAGTTAGGACTAGACGATCTTATAGG GCTGTTGGAGAGTTGATCCTGAATCTGGTGGTGATTATCAAGAGGCGGAAATCAACTGTTTTTCTCAAATGA